The Xiphophorus maculatus strain JP 163 A chromosome 23, X_maculatus-5.0-male, whole genome shotgun sequence genome contains a region encoding:
- the gsr gene encoding glutathione reductase, mitochondrial isoform X1, whose product MAIFLSQIAVVKASTWSTARKLILSTPRRHELVRRSMASNRASAAETTRFDFLVIGGGSGGLAGARRAAELGANTAVIESHKLGGTCVNVGCVPKKVMWNAAVHAEYLHDHSDYGFATEKVHFSWETLKAKRDAYVSRLNHIYRNNLDKAKIETIQGFARFTDDPEPTVEVNGRKLTAPHILIATGGQPSVLSDEEVPGASLGITSDGFFELETLPKRSVIVGAGYIAVEMAGILATLGSKTSLVIRQTGVLRNFDAFISANCTKELQNNGIDLWKNSQVKSVSKTDKGLEVTIVTKDPEKNDEKISTIEEVECLLWAIGRQPNTSGLNIGSMGLDTDERGHIIADEFQNTSRPGIYAVGDVCGKALLTPVAIAAGRKLAHRLFEGKKDSKLDYSSIPTVVFSHPPIGTVGLTEEEAVKSHGKENVKIYKTSFTPMYHAITSRRSPCIMKLVCVGKEEKVVGLHMQGLGCDEMLQGFAVAIKMGATKADFDNTVAIHPTSSEEFVTMR is encoded by the exons ATGGCAATATTCTTGAGCCAGATAGCAGTTGTAAAAGCTTCGACTTGGTCCACAGCCCGAAAGCTAATCCTCTCCACTCCTCGCAGACACGAACTTGTCCGCCGCAGCATGGCATCGAACCGGGCATCGGCAGCGGAGACGACCCGCTTCGACTTCCTGGTGATCGGCGGCGGGTCTGGAGGTCTGGCCGGGGCTCGGAGAGCGGCGGAACTCGGAGCGAACACCGCCGTGATCGAGAGCCACAAACTCGGAGGTACCTGC GTCAACGTTGGATGTGTTCCTAAAAAG GTTATGTGGAATGCAGCAGTTCATGCTGAGTATCTGCACGATCACAGCGATTATGGCTTTGCAACTGAAAAAGTTCATTTCAGTTGGGA GACTCTTAAGGCCAAAAGGGACGCTTACGTTTCTCGCCTGAACCACATTTATCGCAACAACCTGGACAAA GCTAAAATtgaaactattcaaggcttcgCCAGGTTTACAGATGACCCTGAGCCCACCGTGGAGGTCAATGGTAGAAAACTGACGGCGCCTCATATCCTCATAGCCACCGGGGGGCAGCCTTCTGTTCTGAGTGACGAAGAAGTTCCAG GTGCAAGTCTTGGCATTACTAGTGATGGCTTTTTTGAACTTGAAACCCTTCCAAA GCGCAGTGTGATTGTAGGCGCTGGCTATATTGCTGTAGAAATGGCCGGCATCCTAGCCACCCTGGGGTCCAAAACATCCCTTGTTATTCGACAAACAGGG GTTTTGAGAAACTTTGATGCATTCATAAGCGCAAATTGTACCAAAGAACTCCAAAACAACGGCATCGACCTGTGGAAGAACTCTCAGGTGAAATCTGTGAGTAAGACCGACAAGGGTCTTGAGGTGACGATTGTTACCAAAGACCCAGAGAAGAACGATGAGAAGATCAGCACCATTGAGGAAGTGGAGTGCCTTTTGTGGGCCATAGGAAGGCAGCCCAACACATCTGGGCTGAACATCGGCAGCATG GGTCTGGACACTGATGAAAGAGGCCACATCATCGCGGATGAATTCCAGAACACCTCTCGGCCAGGAATCTATGCTGTTGGGGATGTTTGTGGCAAAGCTCTTCTCACACCTG TTGCCATTGCTGCAGGCAGAAAGCTTGCCCATAGATTGTTTGAGGGCAAGAAGGACTCCAAGTTGGACTACTCCAGCATCCCCACAGTGGTGTTCAGCCACCCACCCATTGGTACCGTGGGCCTCACAGAAG AGGAGGCTGTTAAATCCCATGGAAAGGAGAATGTAAAGATCTATAAGACATCTTTCACGCCGATGTATCACGCCATCACGAGCAGGAGGAGCCCATGCATCATGAAGCTGGTGTGTGTGGGCAAGGAGGAGAAG GTGGTGGGCCTGCATATGCAGGGCCTTGGTTGTGATGAAATGCTTCAGGGATTTGCTGTTGCCATCAAAATGGGTGCGACCAAAGCAGACTTTGACAACACTGTCGCCATCCACCCCACCTCGTCCGAGGAGTTTGTCACAATGCGTTGA
- the gsr gene encoding glutathione reductase, mitochondrial isoform X2, whose protein sequence is MQLLKIRRLLCVSLRRHELVRRSMASNRASAAETTRFDFLVIGGGSGGLAGARRAAELGANTAVIESHKLGGTCVNVGCVPKKVMWNAAVHAEYLHDHSDYGFATEKVHFSWETLKAKRDAYVSRLNHIYRNNLDKAKIETIQGFARFTDDPEPTVEVNGRKLTAPHILIATGGQPSVLSDEEVPGASLGITSDGFFELETLPKRSVIVGAGYIAVEMAGILATLGSKTSLVIRQTGVLRNFDAFISANCTKELQNNGIDLWKNSQVKSVSKTDKGLEVTIVTKDPEKNDEKISTIEEVECLLWAIGRQPNTSGLNIGSMGLDTDERGHIIADEFQNTSRPGIYAVGDVCGKALLTPVAIAAGRKLAHRLFEGKKDSKLDYSSIPTVVFSHPPIGTVGLTEEEAVKSHGKENVKIYKTSFTPMYHAITSRRSPCIMKLVCVGKEEKVVGLHMQGLGCDEMLQGFAVAIKMGATKADFDNTVAIHPTSSEEFVTMR, encoded by the exons atgcagcttttaaaaattCGCAGGTTACTGTGTGTGTCTTTGCGGAG ACACGAACTTGTCCGCCGCAGCATGGCATCGAACCGGGCATCGGCAGCGGAGACGACCCGCTTCGACTTCCTGGTGATCGGCGGCGGGTCTGGAGGTCTGGCCGGGGCTCGGAGAGCGGCGGAACTCGGAGCGAACACCGCCGTGATCGAGAGCCACAAACTCGGAGGTACCTGC GTCAACGTTGGATGTGTTCCTAAAAAG GTTATGTGGAATGCAGCAGTTCATGCTGAGTATCTGCACGATCACAGCGATTATGGCTTTGCAACTGAAAAAGTTCATTTCAGTTGGGA GACTCTTAAGGCCAAAAGGGACGCTTACGTTTCTCGCCTGAACCACATTTATCGCAACAACCTGGACAAA GCTAAAATtgaaactattcaaggcttcgCCAGGTTTACAGATGACCCTGAGCCCACCGTGGAGGTCAATGGTAGAAAACTGACGGCGCCTCATATCCTCATAGCCACCGGGGGGCAGCCTTCTGTTCTGAGTGACGAAGAAGTTCCAG GTGCAAGTCTTGGCATTACTAGTGATGGCTTTTTTGAACTTGAAACCCTTCCAAA GCGCAGTGTGATTGTAGGCGCTGGCTATATTGCTGTAGAAATGGCCGGCATCCTAGCCACCCTGGGGTCCAAAACATCCCTTGTTATTCGACAAACAGGG GTTTTGAGAAACTTTGATGCATTCATAAGCGCAAATTGTACCAAAGAACTCCAAAACAACGGCATCGACCTGTGGAAGAACTCTCAGGTGAAATCTGTGAGTAAGACCGACAAGGGTCTTGAGGTGACGATTGTTACCAAAGACCCAGAGAAGAACGATGAGAAGATCAGCACCATTGAGGAAGTGGAGTGCCTTTTGTGGGCCATAGGAAGGCAGCCCAACACATCTGGGCTGAACATCGGCAGCATG GGTCTGGACACTGATGAAAGAGGCCACATCATCGCGGATGAATTCCAGAACACCTCTCGGCCAGGAATCTATGCTGTTGGGGATGTTTGTGGCAAAGCTCTTCTCACACCTG TTGCCATTGCTGCAGGCAGAAAGCTTGCCCATAGATTGTTTGAGGGCAAGAAGGACTCCAAGTTGGACTACTCCAGCATCCCCACAGTGGTGTTCAGCCACCCACCCATTGGTACCGTGGGCCTCACAGAAG AGGAGGCTGTTAAATCCCATGGAAAGGAGAATGTAAAGATCTATAAGACATCTTTCACGCCGATGTATCACGCCATCACGAGCAGGAGGAGCCCATGCATCATGAAGCTGGTGTGTGTGGGCAAGGAGGAGAAG GTGGTGGGCCTGCATATGCAGGGCCTTGGTTGTGATGAAATGCTTCAGGGATTTGCTGTTGCCATCAAAATGGGTGCGACCAAAGCAGACTTTGACAACACTGTCGCCATCCACCCCACCTCGTCCGAGGAGTTTGTCACAATGCGTTGA
- the gsr gene encoding glutathione reductase, mitochondrial isoform X3, with the protein MWNAAVHAEYLHDHSDYGFATEKVHFSWETLKAKRDAYVSRLNHIYRNNLDKAKIETIQGFARFTDDPEPTVEVNGRKLTAPHILIATGGQPSVLSDEEVPGASLGITSDGFFELETLPKRSVIVGAGYIAVEMAGILATLGSKTSLVIRQTGVLRNFDAFISANCTKELQNNGIDLWKNSQVKSVSKTDKGLEVTIVTKDPEKNDEKISTIEEVECLLWAIGRQPNTSGLNIGSMGLDTDERGHIIADEFQNTSRPGIYAVGDVCGKALLTPVAIAAGRKLAHRLFEGKKDSKLDYSSIPTVVFSHPPIGTVGLTEEEAVKSHGKENVKIYKTSFTPMYHAITSRRSPCIMKLVCVGKEEKVVGLHMQGLGCDEMLQGFAVAIKMGATKADFDNTVAIHPTSSEEFVTMR; encoded by the exons ATGTGGAATGCAGCAGTTCATGCTGAGTATCTGCACGATCACAGCGATTATGGCTTTGCAACTGAAAAAGTTCATTTCAGTTGGGA GACTCTTAAGGCCAAAAGGGACGCTTACGTTTCTCGCCTGAACCACATTTATCGCAACAACCTGGACAAA GCTAAAATtgaaactattcaaggcttcgCCAGGTTTACAGATGACCCTGAGCCCACCGTGGAGGTCAATGGTAGAAAACTGACGGCGCCTCATATCCTCATAGCCACCGGGGGGCAGCCTTCTGTTCTGAGTGACGAAGAAGTTCCAG GTGCAAGTCTTGGCATTACTAGTGATGGCTTTTTTGAACTTGAAACCCTTCCAAA GCGCAGTGTGATTGTAGGCGCTGGCTATATTGCTGTAGAAATGGCCGGCATCCTAGCCACCCTGGGGTCCAAAACATCCCTTGTTATTCGACAAACAGGG GTTTTGAGAAACTTTGATGCATTCATAAGCGCAAATTGTACCAAAGAACTCCAAAACAACGGCATCGACCTGTGGAAGAACTCTCAGGTGAAATCTGTGAGTAAGACCGACAAGGGTCTTGAGGTGACGATTGTTACCAAAGACCCAGAGAAGAACGATGAGAAGATCAGCACCATTGAGGAAGTGGAGTGCCTTTTGTGGGCCATAGGAAGGCAGCCCAACACATCTGGGCTGAACATCGGCAGCATG GGTCTGGACACTGATGAAAGAGGCCACATCATCGCGGATGAATTCCAGAACACCTCTCGGCCAGGAATCTATGCTGTTGGGGATGTTTGTGGCAAAGCTCTTCTCACACCTG TTGCCATTGCTGCAGGCAGAAAGCTTGCCCATAGATTGTTTGAGGGCAAGAAGGACTCCAAGTTGGACTACTCCAGCATCCCCACAGTGGTGTTCAGCCACCCACCCATTGGTACCGTGGGCCTCACAGAAG AGGAGGCTGTTAAATCCCATGGAAAGGAGAATGTAAAGATCTATAAGACATCTTTCACGCCGATGTATCACGCCATCACGAGCAGGAGGAGCCCATGCATCATGAAGCTGGTGTGTGTGGGCAAGGAGGAGAAG GTGGTGGGCCTGCATATGCAGGGCCTTGGTTGTGATGAAATGCTTCAGGGATTTGCTGTTGCCATCAAAATGGGTGCGACCAAAGCAGACTTTGACAACACTGTCGCCATCCACCCCACCTCGTCCGAGGAGTTTGTCACAATGCGTTGA
- the znf518b gene encoding zinc finger protein 518B, with protein sequence MKPVTYQSIPSSVNGVHPNMALERLLGTSKVMYCEKCGFTATDPVAFKTHMIEHGTRFYCFYCNAMSFSEAELNEHLKQHTSKYPFKCLHCGQGYMRKRCMMKHIDRLHSNSINQGPAKSGMTKAPPVAVSSALRSAPTADSLLPLPPRPVIRVAVPTPTAPAVKLGKTLDTNLTNTTNNNTERLPHLNGLIQPNRALTVSLPEEVNIPAGCLVELVEVKTVNGTKELKLRLISQQENESVIKNTKPATLQEPGPEKQLSSTLLHPNTMRSVSTSMCTGSRKQSETKTMANVGVNPPNNPTNVVTKEKVVLKRPSTEIINLECDAVIPNKVSKTILTPVREVNTGIRVTQAAPVNHVSSSSGVMSGRGPIRLNAGLHPVTVAAKVSQRIVDERNNATVDLSKSIPPRRLSDTNNVQEVSAPVKLGAREVRLKSNSASKEDIDVVCLDQQSTPASKSLRSHVPQAIKVRSAVLVNKDNLANQTFPIKSSLMKSLSINIPVLSNHTTPTISTCIQDVGSKNIAKDADVLEPQRFPVISSVFSLSEQPEESQGPIEPLVMALRGIVMHKKQSTSQDQIRNGTDERLKAPASGRCVQQAEKNGVFTCDVLLTEKSTECVTVKKEVNLQPPALTQSNIHIKKEENGAKIGDTNKSSHSPDLTPSICEDPKPASPVEKANSVDKVQQAGKGKEAESSRFLTISLKRVQVGIWKKSKKGLKVRISRDKPQLPAGSLDDCTIIYPMPLKEDQLVKRPGPNQPVVVLNHPKPRACVQRTRTDSFSDMGASDATPKCQILKMRLSKGIGHSYEVMGCTVRDFP encoded by the coding sequence ATGAAACCTGTGACCTATCAAAGCATACCGTCATCTGTGAATGGTGTCCATCCAAACATGGCACTAGAGCGTCTTTTGGGCACATCAAAGGTGATGTACTGTGAGAAATGTGGATTTACAGCCACAGACCCTGTGGCGTTCAAGACGCACATGATCGAGCACGGGACaaggttttactgtttttattgcaaTGCCATGTCCTTCAGTGAGGCGGAGCTGAACGAGCACTTGAAGCAGCACACGTCAAAGTATCCATTCAAATGTCTCCACTGTGGACAGGGCTACATGAGAAAGAGGTGTATGATGAAGCACATTGACCGTTTGCATAGTAACAGCATAAATCAAGGACCTGCTAAGTCTGGCATGACAAAAGCTCCGCCCGTTGCTGTCTCCAGTGCCTTAAGAAGTGCGCCCACTGCTGATTCACTGCTGCCGCTTCCTCCTCGACCTGTCATCCGGGTGGCTGTGCCGACCCCAACTGCACCTGCTGTCAAATTGGGGAAAACACTGGACACAAACTTAACCAACACCACTAATAACAACACAGAACGCTTGCCTCATTTAAATGGACTCATTCAGCCCAACAGGGCCCTTACAGTGTCTCTACCAGAGGAGGTGAACATTCCTGCTGGCTGCTTGGTGGAACTTGTTGAGGTGAAAACTGTTAATGGGACTAAGGAACTGAAACTGCGGCTCATCTCACAACAAGAAAATGAGTCTGTGATAAAGAACACAAAACCCGCAACTCTCCAAGAACCTGGTCCGGAGAAGCAGTTGTCGTCCACACTACTTCACCCAAACACAATGAGGTCAGTAAGCACTAGCATGTGCACAGGCAGCAGGAAGCAAAgcgaaacaaaaacaatggcaaACGTCGGCGTGAACCCTCCGAACAATCCAACGAATGTAGTAACTAAAGAGAAGGTTGTGCTGAAGAGGCCTTCGACGGAAATTATCAACCTGGAGTGTGACGCGGTCATCCCAAACAAAGTTTCCAAAACCATTCTCACTCCTGTGCGGGAAGTAAATACTGGGATTAGAGTTACACAGGCGGCACCTGTAAACCACGTCTCCTCGTCTTCAGGCGTCATGTCTGGTAGAGGTCCTATCAGGTTGAATGCTGGCCTGCATCCTGTCACTGTGGCAGCTAAAGTTTCTCAGAGGATTGTGGATGAGAGGAATAATGCAACTGTGGATCTCTCTAAGAGCATTCCACCCAGGAGGTTGTCCGACACAAATAATGTTCAAGAAGTGTCAGCACCTGTGAAGCTGGGAGCTAGGGAAGTCCGCCTCAAGAGCAACTCTGCTTCTAAAGAAGACATAGATGTAGTGTGCTTGGATCAGCAAAGCACACCAGCTTCAAAGTCTTTAAGATCTCATGTTCCTCAAGCCATCAAAGTGAGATCTGCTGTTCTAGTCAATAAAGACAATCTTGCAAATCAAACTTTTCCAATAAAAAGCAGTCTGATGAAAAGTTTATCAATAAACATCCCCGTCCTATCTAATCACACAACCCCTACAATATCGACCTGTATCCAGGACGTTGGATCTAAAAACATAGCAAAAGATGCAGATGTCTTAGAGCCTCAGAGGTTCCCAGTCATCTCCTCTGTGTTTTCGTTAAGCGAGCAGCCAGAGGAAAGCCAAGGTCCAATTGAACCTCTGGTAATGGCTCTGAGAGGAATAGTGATGCATAAAAAACAGAGCACAAGTCAAGATCAGATCAGAAACGGCACAGATGAAAGGCTTAAGGCGCCAGCGTCAGGCCGGTGCGTCCAGCAGGCTGAAAAAAACGGGGTCTTCACCTGTGATGTGTTACTCACAGAGAAGTCAACTGAGTGTGTGACAGTAAAAAAGGAGGTTAACCTGCAGCCACCAGCATTGACACAAAGCAACATTCACATCaagaaggaagaaaatggaGCAAAGATAGGAGACACTAACAAAAGCAGCCACAGTCCTGATTTAACGCCTTCCATATGTGAAGATCCAAAGCCTGCTTCACCTGTGGAGAAAGCAAACTCTGTGGATAAAGTACAGCAAGCGGGGAAAGGCAAGGAGGCCGAATCCTCCAGGTTCTTGACCATCTCTCTTAAACGGGTTCAGGTTGGCATCtggaaaaaaagcaagaaaggaCTTAAGGTTCGAATATCCAGAGACAAACCTCAGCTACCGGCAGGCAGCCTCGATGACTGTACAATTATCTACCCCATGCCGCTGAAGGAGGACCAGCTGGTCAAGCGGCCAGGTCCGAACCAGCCGGTGGTGGTGCTTAATCATCCGAAGCCCCGGGCTTGTGTGCAGAGAACAAGGACGGACTCTTTTTCAGACATGGGAGCCTCTGACGCGACTCCAAAGtgccaaattttaaaaatgaggcTAAGCAAAGGGATCGGACACAGCTATGAAGTGATGGGATGTACTGTTAGAGACTTTCCCTGA